The genomic stretch TCTGTGTGTACACCCTCCTTGTAGTGTCTTGTGTCCTATATCTCCTGCCTTGCAGCTTTTGCAGTGAAGCTGCCATGATGGGCTTCTTCCGGGACACCGGCGTCGTCAGTgtcggtggccgcggcggcagcaggaCGGGCGGCTTGTTCCAGTACCAGCGACTGGAATGCCTGGACGAGGAGGTCGCTCCGAGGTcccggtggcggtggctgcCGGCGGCGCTGAATGGTAAGGTGGCTTCCCCCTGCTTGTTCCATGTCAAGAAGGTGAAGTGGGGCAGGATCACCTCGGCCCTGATCCCGAGGAAGGTGGCCGAGCTCTCGGCCAAGATCCGGCACGCCCGCGGCAGCGGGATGACGGAGGCCGAGGTCTGCCCCAcggtgatcttcatgtcgccgtgGGGGCTCCCGGTGCTCTCCCGGCCGCTCCTGGCCGGAGGCCACAGGGGCAGGTATCACCATGGAAGGGATgccttctgaattctgatcgaGAAGCAGGTACCCATGCCACTGCGAGTATGTGTTCCTGGTGATGATATTGGTATGTATATGTGTGCGTGTATGATATACGTTGTTGGTGAGGTAGTTGATCCGACCCTGTAGGCTGAGTATTAATGTTTTCGTTTTGATTCCGGCAACAATTGTGTCGTTGTGGCTGGCATGGCAGCTGCACCTGAGCCTGGATCTGCCGTTTGATCCTGACCTGTCTCATCAGATCTTGTGCGAAAACTTGCAGCAGAGTCTCGTTCATAGCCTACTGCTGTgccttgtgaattgtgatgcaaAAGTTTCAGTCCCAGCCTCAAGCACAGGTCTCATTCGATCGATCGCTGCCGGAGGGCAGCTGCACCAAGACTCGGCGCAGAAGTGAGTCACTGACAGTTAGCCCCACAGGGCCTGGAATTTTGGTAATGTCGGCCTCGTGCTTGTCGCCGGTCGCGAGCTACCGTTTGGTTccccttgcttatttttaaacaagtgtcacatcaatgtttagtactaattaggagtattaaatgtagactatttacaaaactcattacataagtNNNNNNNNNNNNNNNNNNNNNNNNNNNNNNNNNNNNNNNNNNNNNNNNNNNNNNNNNNNNNNNNNNNNNNNNNNNNNNNNNNNNNNNNNNNNNNNNNNNNTCtatttaagcctaattaatccatcattagcaaatgtttactgtagcaacacattgtcaaattatggactaattagacttaatagattcgtctcgccgtttagcctccacttatgtaatcggttttgtaaatagtctacatttaatactcctaattagtatctaaacatttgatgtgacatgtgcaCAAACCCTGTGCTTCGTGCCGTCAGTCTTGTGTTGTGCCACACTGCCACTGATCGAGCCACTCGCTGGCTATAAGGCTAGTGGCAGAGCGATCCATTCATGTGCGATGAGCTTGATGAATCCGTTTCCACTCTGCTTTTTGTGGGAGCGTTTTGCATACGATCCTTGTGAAAAAGAGGTGTTGTCGAGATCCTAGTGCATTTGCATCTGATGTGACTGAGTGAATGCCAAAGTTTGATGACACATAGTTCTGTAAGTTTGATGACACATCTCATATATTCTTTGTGAACGATGATCATGTTCGGGTTATGCATGGAGGCGTGCGTGCTTTAGGACACGTCTGGTTTTATTGATCCTTTTTGACCGGGGCTGTGCTCTCCAATCAACCGATACTTAGTCCCTTCCTTTCGTTCTAAATTATTGTTAGTTTTAATTTTGTTCTAAATAAAATTTATCTAACTTTgatagtttgtaggaaaaaaaatcatcagcATTCACAATCACAAATTGGTTTCATTAAATTCATTGTGAAATAAGTCTTgaaatcttgaaaaaaaaattgcattgtaGATCTTGCGCTATGATTTTGTATAAACAACGTGATCAAAGGTATAATTAAGAATTTGACTTGAGTAAAATCCAAAATGAACTATCATATCCCAAGTGGCACGCTAATCCTGACACGGTCGTGCAAGCATCACCTACGATGGATGATGCGGCCATGTCGATGCATCATGTACGTTTGTGTGCGTGCGGGTTGTCTTGTATGAAAAAGGAGACCAAAGTACTTTGGAGCAGGGAGAGAATCAATCAAAGGTCAACCTACTAAAGTGAAACCACCTTAGTGCGAGCAGGGTTCCTTTAGTCcctaaggccgtgtttagttggggaatttgggaggtgccaaattactgttacagcactgtagcacactgtagcgtttcgtttgtatttgtaaattattgtccaaatattgactaattaggctcaaaagattcgtctcgcaaagtacaacaaaactgtgcaattagtttttaatttcatctacatttagtactccatgtatgtaccgcaagtttgatgtgatggggaatcttctttttgcatagtgtcaaagttgggagttgggagtaactaaacatggcctaactaaagtttagcctagggactaaactttaatccctaCTCTGTTTGAAGGGCTAAGAGCCATTAAAGTAGATGAACAAATACCAAAATACCCCTACTCAATGCACAAAATCTGCATCTCCCGCTGCCGTTGTTCCCGCGCTGCTGGCCGGCTATGCACTCCCCAAATTGATCATACATTTGAAAAATTATCCATACATTTGAAATAATATTCATGCATTAGAAACCATCACAGCTATGACCTACTAAACAAACCATCGGCTATCTAATCACGAAACTGATTTATGCTTTGATCTTCGTCCCCTTGACATGTATTAGCTATATTTCCTTGAAAAGACGATGCTTTGGACAATGGAACATAGTTTTCACCATGATCACACAAATCAAAGTCCTTATCCGCCAAATAACTCTCTCGAATAAAATTATTAAGTGCCATGCATGCGATAATTATTTAGCTTTGCTTTGGCATCGGATAACTCGGTAGATCTaacaaaatcctccacttcatcttcaaaactccaaaagatCACTTGATGACATTTTGAAGTGAAgaatgtgcataattaaattgctcttttttacctcttggcatTGGGCCTTGTTGATACTTCGGGAGATAATACTTTGTACCCTTGTACGGTGCAAGATAACCCGATCGGTTTGGGTACCCTGAGTCGACAAGATAGAACTTGCCTACACATTCAAAATTTTAATGTAAGTCACATGGCAAGTATTGCAACTATGAGACAAAACAGATCATATAACATGTCATACCTTCAGGTGGATGTGGAAAATTATCTCCATACTTCTCAATTGCATCTTTGAACACCCTCGTATCATGAACTGAGCCAGGCCATCCCGCCATGACAAAAGTAAATCTCATATCGAAGTCACATATGGCCAACACATTTTGACTGGTATATCCATATCTTTCCGTACGTTGCACTGCCTTGCTAGTAAAACGATTTTCAAAGTACATGTtcccatctattgctccaatacAATTGTCAAAGTACGGAGAAAAATGAGGAGATTGCAACCTATGATGCACACTCCTAACTTCAGGGTCTACTGGCCTAATGATATCAGATGCAAGCTTGCTCACACTATGCAATACTTTATAAACTTCCTACTACATGTCTCGAGTGACCTAGTAAAATGATTTTCAGCTTGTCTAATAGACTGAGGGGCACCACATATCCATAAAAACAGCTCTAAAGTCTCCACTGATGACATCCTCCGTGTGGACTTCAATCCATATGACTCAACAAGCAAATTATGAAGCTTATCAAACACACTCCTGCTCATTCTAAATATGTTGTAGTAAGAATTCCTATTTCCTAGTATTTTCATAATTCATTCATAACCACTTTCGGTTGGTACTCTGACTTCGATTTGTTCGTTTATGTATCAAAGTGGTACATACTGATCATGGCACTAGCAACAATAGCAattcttctcctcttcttttGACACCTCAAGACATAATTTGCTAGTGCGTCCTCATCATCAGTCACCTGTTTGCACAAGCAAGAAATTACCATCAATAGGATTATTATGATCATAATTACAATCAGCAGCAGCAAGTACTtcaacaaaaaataaaattacatattcAAAGGTTCATCACACAATAAAAAGTTCAACAAACATTCAGAGGTTCAACACACAAAAAAGAGTTTAACAAACATTCAGAGGTTCCACATAGATTAAGCTACTACATCAAATCACTTAAAATCATCACTCACTCCTGTCCTTCCACCATCTCttcaaccacatgaacctttcttCATTTAAATAAAACTGGCAAAAGATATTCTAGTTGTATTCATCTCGAAACAACTTAGTAGCCATGAAGTATTCCTCTGTATATTTAGTTGCCCCACACTCTACAAGCATCTTGCTATTTCTTGTTTCATCTCTTGCTTTTCTTGGCTTATCTTGTTGTTTGTAATTTGAGCTAAGGTTTATTGTTCCTCGTTTTTGGCAGTTGGTAACTCTGTAATCAGCCCCTAAAACATCTTCAACATTGAACTTTTGCTTTTTTTGGGTGGACTTGTGGCTGTATCTGTAGTGCTACTTGCCCTCTTGCGGCTGCTACTACTCATTGGACTGTTTAGAAAGCCTCTCCATCTGCATCTTCACCTT from Setaria italica strain Yugu1 chromosome II, Setaria_italica_v2.0, whole genome shotgun sequence encodes the following:
- the LOC101777097 gene encoding uncharacterized protein LOC101777097 is translated as MVQLWGCSFHVPTVRVLVVCVYTLLVVSCVLYLLPCSFCSEAAMMGFFRDTGVVSVGGRGGSRTGGLFQYQRLECLDEEVAPRSRWRWLPAALNGKVASPCLFHVKKVKWGRITSALIPRKVAELSAKIRHARGSGMTEAEVCPTVIFMSPWGLPVLSRPLLAGGHRGRYHHGRDAF